Proteins from one Rubripirellula tenax genomic window:
- a CDS encoding sigma factor-like helix-turn-helix DNA-binding protein, translating into MNLTEFKQIPEAGRSAVLKRLSYREREIVKLLSGLGDGYDYTLEEVSHVFKETTERIEEFASEAMRKAERWLATGIVDAEVGEAPTMETDSVSICIALPEFCDEQLVGEKLAELYVALNGMHIGAGGSGLTVREDQSDAGVMTLEGAPTR; encoded by the coding sequence ATGAACTTAACTGAATTCAAGCAGATTCCTGAAGCAGGACGGTCCGCTGTTCTGAAACGACTCTCGTATCGCGAACGCGAGATTGTGAAGCTTCTCTCCGGACTTGGCGACGGATACGACTACACACTGGAAGAGGTTTCACATGTGTTCAAGGAAACAACAGAGCGCATTGAAGAATTCGCGTCTGAAGCGATGAGGAAAGCTGAACGTTGGCTCGCTACAGGTATTGTTGACGCGGAAGTGGGCGAAGCACCGACCATGGAAACCGACTCTGTCTCTATTTGCATCGCATTGCCGGAGTTTTGTGATGAACAATTGGTTGGCGAGAAACTCGCCGAGCTTTACGTCGCCCTGAACGGAATGCACATCGGCGCAGGTGGTTCCGGACTGACTGTTCGCGAAGATCAATCAGATGCCGGAGTGATGACCTTGGAAGGAGCGCCCACACGATGA